In one window of Nicotiana tabacum cultivar K326 chromosome 12, ASM71507v2, whole genome shotgun sequence DNA:
- the LOC107828906 gene encoding COP9 signalosome complex subunit 6a yields the protein MASSSSSVLTFKLHPLVILNISDHYTRVKSQSHSSANDGADSSPPPPPRVLGCVIGVQRGRTVEIFNSFELLYDPSTHSLDRPFLEKKQELYKKVFPNFYILGWYSTGSDAQESDMHIHKALMDINESPVYILLNPSISRAQKDLPITIYESELHIIDGIPQLIFVQASYTIETVEAERISVDHVAHLKPSDGGSAATQLAAHLTGTHSAIKMLNSRIRVLQHYLLSMQKGEIPCENSLLRQVSSLLRRLPTIESERFRDDFLMEYNDTLLVSYLAMFTNCSSTMNELVDKFNTAYERHSRRGGRTAFI from the exons ATGGCGTCATCGTCGAGCAGCGTCTTAACGTTCAAGCTCCACCCGCTCGTTATACTAAACATATCGGATCACTACACTCGGGTCAAATCTCAGTCTCACTCCTCCGCCAACGACGGTGCCGATTCCTCTCCGCCACCACCGCCTAGGGTATTAGGTTGCGTTATCGGCGTACAGAGAGGCCGCACTGTCGAGATATTCAACAGCTTCGAACTCCTTTATGATCCCTCGACTCACTCCCTCGACCGGCCTTTCCTCGAAAAGAAGCAAGAACTCT ATAAGAAGGTGTTTCCTAATTTCTATATACTGGGGTGGTATTCAACTGGGAGTGATGCTCAGGAATCAGATATGCACATTCACAAAGCT TTGATGGATATCAATGAAAGTCCTGTCTACATTCTTCTCAATCCTTCTATCAGTCGTGCACAGAAGGACTTGCCAATCACTATCTATGAAAGTG AGTTGCACATCATTGATGGCATCCCACAGCTTATTTTTGTCCAAGCAAGCTACACAATAGAG ACGGTTGAAGCTGAACGGATTTCTGTTGATCATGTCGCACATCTTAAACCATCTGATGGAGGCTCTGCTGCAACTCAGT TGGCTGCGCACCTTACCGGCACACATAGTGCCATCAAGATGCTGAACAGCAGAATTAGAGTGCTACAACATTATCTTCTTTCTATGCAAAAAG GTGAAATCCCTTGTGAGAATTCATTGCTCAGGCAGGTCTCCAGTCTTTTAAGAAGATTACCAACAATTGAGTCGGAGAGATTTCGAGATGATTTCTTGATG GAATATAATGACACATTGTTAGTTAGTTACCTGGCCATGTTCACCAACTGCTCTAG TACAATGAACGAGTTGGTTGACAAATTCAACACTGCATATGAGCGGCATAGTAGGAGGGGTGGTAGAACTGCTTTTATCTGA
- the LOC107828905 gene encoding putative 4-hydroxy-4-methyl-2-oxoglutarate aldolase 3, which produces MASLATAEVCDVNAGLLSNGDLRVLPPIFQIYGQSRAFSGPITTLKVFEDNVLVRELLETRGEGRVLVIDGGGSMRCALVGGNLGQLAQNMGWAGIVVNGCIRDADEINGCDIGVRALASHPQKSNKKGHGEKHVPVYIGGMLIREGEWLYADSDGILVSKTELSV; this is translated from the coding sequence ATGGCATCTTTGGCAACAGCAGAAGTTTGTGATGTAAATGCAGGGCTTCTGTCAAATGGCGACCTGCGAGTTTTGCCACCTATCTTCCAAATATACGGGCAAAGTCGAGCTTTCTCTGGCCCCATTACAACCCTTAAGGTGTTTGAGGACAATGTGTTGGTCAGGGAGCTTCTTGAAACTAGAGGCGAAGGACGAGTTCTGGTTATAGATGGTGGAGGGAGCATGCGATGTGCTCTAGTAGGCGGGAACTTAGGACAATTAGCCCAGAATATGGGTTGGGCAGGTATTGTAGTTAATGGCTGCATTCGCGATGCAGACGAGATTAATGGCTGTGACATTGGCGTTCGTGCATTGGCATCGCACCCTCAGAAATCGAACAAGAAAGGCCATGGTGAAAAACATGTTCCTGTTTATATTGGAGGGATGTTGATTCGTGAAGGAGAGTGGTTATATGCAGATAGTGATGGCATCCTCGTATCGAAAACTGAATTGTCTGTCTAA